A section of the Camelus dromedarius isolate mCamDro1 chromosome 14, mCamDro1.pat, whole genome shotgun sequence genome encodes:
- the THAP3 gene encoding THAP domain-containing protein 3 — protein MPKSCAARQCCNRYSNRRKQLTFHRFPFSRPELLKEWVLNIGRGNFEPKQHTVICSEHFRPECFSAFGNRKNLKHNAVPTVFAFQGPPQLVRENTDPACGSADATSEKGQALPEPGARECGPGRETDTTLEGLRPPVNAGGLGEQVPPPRPGAAQAPGQQAGPAVGRPLPVQPSDHSYALLDLDALKKKLFLTLKENEKLRRRLKAQRLVIRRMSSRLLRARSAGPPGLQALPGPGPQS, from the exons ATGCCGAAGTCGTGCGCGGCCCGGCAGTGCTGCAACCGCTACAGCAATCGCAGGAAGCAGCTCACCTTCCACCG GTTCCCGTTCAGCCGGCCCGAGCTGCTGAAGGAATGGGTGCTGAACATTGGCCGGGGCAACTTCGAGCCCAAGCAGCACACAGTCATCTGCTCCGAGCACTTCCGACCCGAGTGCTTCAGCGCCTTTGGGAACCGCAAGAACCTGAAGCACAACGCGGTGCCCACGGTGTTCGCCTTCCAGGGCCCCCCGCAG CTGGTGAGGGAGAACACGGACCCTGCCTGCGGGAGTGCAGATGCCACCTCTGAGAAGGGACAG GCCCTCCCCGAGCCAGGGGCCAGGGAGTGTGGCCCAGGGAGAGAGACGGACACTACGCTGGAAGGACTGCGGCCGCCCGTGAACGCTGGAGGCCTGGGAGAACAG GTCCCGCCGCCCAGGCCGGGAGCTGCCCAGGCGCCAGGTCAGCAGGCGGGTCCCGCGGTGGGCAGGCCCCTCCCCGTGCAGCCTTCCGACCACAGCTACGCCCTTTTGGACTTGGATGCCctgaaaaaaaaactcttcctgACGCTGAAGGAGAACGAGAAGCTGCGCAGGCGCTTGAAGGCCCAGAGGCTGGTGATACGGCGGATGTCCAGTCGCCTCCTCCGCGCCCGCAGCGCAGGGCCGCCAGGACTGCAGGCACTGCCCGGGCCAGGGCCGCAAAGCTGA